Part of the Halorhabdus utahensis DSM 12940 genome, ATTGCTATAACCAGCAGGCGAAGCCTGGATCCGAGCATGACGGCCAATCACGGCCCGACGATAAGATACTTTACTCTTGCACATCTATGTGCAACCATAAGAAGACAGATGTATACTGCATGCGGCGAAAAGGAGCTGAAGACGTTGCTCGCGATCGATCCGGGCGATACGATCGTCGGCGTCGCACGGAAGATCGACGAGAACCGCGAGACGATCCGCCGGACCGTCGATCGTCTGGAAGCCGAGGGCTACGTTGAATACGACGACGGACTCACTGTCCTCGACGACGGGGTCCGAGACGCTGGACTGCAACTGCTCGCGGCCTCGGCAGGCGTCTCACCACCGTCAATTTCCGAGGCCTACGTCCTCCCGCAGTTCGCCAATATGGACTTCGCGTTCACCGGGATCGACGCGGTGTACGTCTGGACGCGTGGCGGTTACCAGGTCGCGCGCGAACCAGACGATTATCCCCTCTTCATCGCCGTCGAGGAATCCGACTTCGAAGGCTGGGAGCGATTTTTCGACCAGTTCGATATCCCCGTCTCCCGCGAGCGACAACCGCGCGAGAATATCGACGGCCCACTCCAGGTCGTCGTCGAATCTCGTGACTCGATCGACGCGGAATCGGTCGACGGCCGTCCGGTCATCACGCTGGACGAGACGGTCGAATTCGCCCGGGAATACTACGCCACGTTCCAGTCGGCCTTATCCATGCTCGATCGCATGTACGACGAGGTCGACAGCGACGCGGACTACCGGATGGAGCCAGCATGAGCCAGGAAGAACGCAGCGAGGCCCTGATCGAGGTGCTTGAGGACCTCCAGGAGTCGGACATCGACTTCGTGCTCGTCGGCGGGTATGCCGTCAGCCAGTTCGAAACGCGCTTCTCGACTGATCTGGATCTCGTCATCGCTCCCGACGAATACGACGATGTCGTCGCGTTTCTCGAAGCCCATCACTTCGAGCGCCAGGACGCCCTCGAAGTCCCGCCCGAGGAGACCATCTACGATCGAGAAATCGAACTGTTCGAGCGCTCCGAGGACCTCGTCCATCCCGTCGGCGTCGACGTGCTGGTGAACGGCCTTGGCTGTCGGCAGACCGACGCGGAGTGGTCGCTCGCGTATCTCCGCGATCACAGCACCGAGCGAGCGATCTCCGGTGGGTCGAAATCGACGACGGCGCGCACGGCAGATGGCGAGATTCTGGTCGCCGCGAAACTACACAGCGCACGCCCGACGGATCTCGCAGACGTACTGGCTGCCGTTCCGGAAATCGACCTCGATATCGTCGAAACGCACATCCACCGTGGCGACCCGGGCGCCTTGCAGGCGCAACTCGAAGACGCACGGGAGTTCATCGCGGAGGGCGGTCTCGACCACCGGTTCAAGAGTCTATTCGGCCAGTCTGCGGCGTCGAGTGACGATATCGACGCGTTACTCGAATTTCTCGAAGGACAAATCTCCTGATAACCCATCATAGAAACGTTCCCTACCCGATATCGAGTGTAAGAGTGTGAGAAATATAGAAAGGATGTCTTGATATTCCGATATCTAGCCGATTTCTATTATGACCCGCGTGGCCGATAAAGAGGATGTATCTCCCATAGAAAAGCTCTATAACGGCCTGCTCAGCGTTCTCATATTATAATACCCGTCGCATCGCCGTAGTTAATCTTCCAAATGAACTGGAGCAAGACTCTTACCACTGTTTGTGAAAATATGGATAAAATGGTGAAACTGGAAAGGGAACTTGAGAAAGTGGAGAAATACCTCCGGGAAGAGTCCATTTCAGCGTTTGCGACTGGATCCCGTATTCAGGGTACAGGCAACAAAATGAGTGACTTGGATATTGTAGTCATTGATGACGTTAACGTAGAGGTCGTTGGGAAGGAACTTTCGGAGGAGATAGATGCTGGATGGCCAGTTGATGTCGTCCATTACAGTCTGGAAGATATTTTACACCGTATTGACCAATATGACCCATATATAGTTACAATGGTACAGTCAATGGAACCGCTGACGCTCGATGAGAAGATCGAAGCCGATCTCCGCAAAGCGGTTACGACAGCAGACCCAGACTCAGAGTTTATCGAAAATATTGCTGAAGTTAATATCTATAGAGCGGCAGAGAGCACTGCTCAGGCAATAATCTATGAAGCATATATAAAAACTGCTGAGAAGGGCTACCGTCACGTTCCTCCCCAAGAACTACCAGACTTGGTATCAGAACTCGAAATAATGCCAGGTTCGTCTCTCGACAGAGTTCTTGAATTAAAACGGCAGGTCGAGCATCCTGAAGGCGATACCCGTGAAGCGTTTAATGAACTCGTGAGTATATACAAAGAAACACAAATAATATAGCATACTCTGGGGATTACCAGATAAGAGCGGCGTTAAATTTATACTTTTGAATCACATACCCAATGATGGGTGAATCGGCCCATGAGCATTGACCCAGTAAACGAACCCGCCCCCGGTTTCACTCAAGGCCAGATTCGGGACGCTGACCGGTTGCTCTCCGATGGTACGCTGTACAAGGAGAATCCGAACGAACACATCCAGTTCACGGCTAACACCGACGATTTCGAAGAACACATCACGGTACCAAAAGACAACCCGCAGGCCGCCCACGCGTCGGCGTACCAGGATGGGGACAAGATCGGTCAGGAGCCGTTGGACGAATAGCTGGACTTATCCTGGCGTATTTTTAAAAGAATGATTTGAAACGAGGGTGGAGTATTTGTGCTTTGTATCATACACTGGTAGCCGAATATATAAAATGGTAAATATCCCGATAGTCCACACGGCCATCTACTGAGCGCCTGTTTCACTCCCACTCATAGAACACAAAATATTGTAAACAGTCCTATGACAGACCTCTCCTGATGCAGAGCAAGGCCGGTCGCCGACGTGCCGGATGTTTATTTAGGATCGTCGAGAGAAATTGCCCTATGGGAACCGTCGGGACAAACGAAATCGAATCGGTCGATGAGCCGTCACTGCCGGTTCGTCTGTTCCGTCGGTATGCCCCCGATCCCCTCGTTCGATTGTGGCTCGGCGATCCGGACGAACGACGCCGCAAATTCGAATCAGCACTTGCGACTCTCGAAGACGAACTCGCTTCTCTGAACGAGGAACAAACGGCGCTTCTCGACGGTGAACACTACTTGACGACGCGGGAACGACGCGGGTTCTCCGAAAGCCTTCAGCGTGCGATCGACGAGTACGACGAACTTCGATCGACGACGTGGCCGTTCCCCTATTCGAGCAACGACCGCGATCGGTTGGACTCGATCAGATCGGAGCTACAGGGAATCACTGCACGTCTCGACGGATACAACGAGGAGTTCGTGGAGCGACAGCTGGAGCAGTACGAGAACCTCTTCACGGATATCGACGAGGCAGACCACGACCTGAATCGCGACCAGCGAAAAGCGGTCGTCCGGAACGATGAGTACAATCAGGTCATCGCCGGTGCGGGGACCGGCAAGACACTCGTCCTCACGCACCGGATCGCCTACCAGATCGAACGCGGTGTCGATCCGGATCGGATTGCCGCCGTCACACTCACCCGAAACGCCAGAGACGAGATTCAGAAGCGCCTCGACGAGCGCTTCGGCATTACCGAGGTCACCGTGGAAACCTTCCACAGTTTCGCAAATGGGATCGCACGCCAGGCCACGGACGGGCATCGCTCGACGATCGACGATCGCGACCGTCGAAACTTCGTCGAGGAACGGATCCGCGACAAACTCGATGGGGACGATGCCGCGTTCGCCCGGCACTATCGCCAGTTTCTGACCCACTACTCGACCGAGACGCCGGTCCCCAACGATCACGAATCGCGAGCCGAGTACGTCCGGGCCCGGTCCGAACGGTCCTACGAGACGCTCGCCGGCGAAACGGTCGCATCGCAGGCCGAGAAGGCCATCGCGGACTTCCTGTTCACGCACGGCGTCGAGTATCAGTACGAGGCGATCGCCGAATGGGCCGAGACGGGCGAGGACAGGGACGTTTACAGTCCGGATTTCTCTCTGCCCGAATACGACATTACCATCGAACACTGGGGGATCGACGAGAACGGTGCCGTCGCGCCGTGGTTTGCCTGGACCAGCGAGGAGTACCGCGAGAAACTCGCGTGGGCACGCCAGCAGTTCGCGTCGAGTGGCCACACCCTGGTCGAAACCTACGATTTCGAATACTGGGCCGGCACTCTGGAGAAGGCCCTCACCCATCGCCTCGCGAGACATGGCGTCCGACTGGATCCGATGAGCTTCGACGACCTCGTCGATCACGCTCTCGACGACCACGAGCGAGAGCAACACCTCATCGGACTCTTCGCGAAGTTCATCGACAACGCCGGGACCTTCGATACCGATCCCGACGAGATCCGAGCCGATCTGTCGCGGCACGATCCCCGCGAGTATCACTTCGGTGTCTGTGGGTCCATCCTCCTCGAGGAGTACGAAGACTGGAAGCGACGGAACGGTCTCGTGGACTTCGACGACATGATCTACGACGCCGTCGCGGCCGTTCGCGAGGACCCGGACCGCTTCCAGTCGCAGTTCGAGCACGTCCTCGTCGACGAGTTCCAGGACGTCGCGATCAGTCAGATCAGACTGCTCGACGCGCTGACCGACGGTCCCGACGCACCGCACCTCTTCTGCGTCGGCGATGACTGGCAGAGCATCTACGCGTTCCGTGGCGCTGTCGTCGAGTATTTCGTGGACTTCGAGGAGTACTTCGGGCCGGCAGCGATCACCGAACTCCGCGAGACCTATCGCTGCCCGGCAACCGTCCTGGAGGCGAGCACGGACCTGATCGCGAACAATCCCACGCAGATCGAGAAAAGTCCCGTGGCCTGCAGTGGCCGGGAGACGACACCACGGCTCCACGTGCTCGACGGGTACGACGAGTGGCAGTATGCGGACCGGGTCGGCGAGTACGCGGCGACTCTCGTCGAGCAGTACCTGAACGAGGACAGTGATCCAGAGGACGTAATGATCCTCTCGCGATACGATAGTGGGGCGCCGTTCGTCGATCAGGTCAAAGAGGCGCTCGAAGCGCGGAGCATTCCCTACGACGGCAAAGCAGACGGCGACCGATATCGGCCCGACGGTGCACCGGCTGGGAGCGGCGCTGGCGTGTCGGTCTTCTCCGCCCACCAGGCGAAAGGGCGCGAGGCACCGCACGTCATCCTCCTCCACGTTGCTCGGGGCGAGGACGGATTTGCACCCGACGTCCGCAACAACGAACTGCTGAACCCCGTCCGTGATGTCTCGGCGAACACCGACGCCGAGGAGCGCCGCCTCTTCTACGTCGCCCTGACACGCTCGGAAGCGACGCTCGATCTGCTGACGAAGGCGGGCGAGGAGTCCGGGTTTCTCGACGAAATCGATGCGTACCTCGCGCGGAGTGAGAGCGTCGTCGATCCCGGTGAGGTCGGCGACCGAGTGCGCATCACTGCGACGGTGGCCACGCTGTGGGACGACCCGCACGAAAGTCAGGCACAGGCGGGCTTGCTCGAAGACGAGAGTGGCAGAATTAAGTTCGTCTCGTGGGAGCGAACTGACCCGCCAGTCGTGGCGGAGGGAGCGACGTACGTCTTCGACGAGGTCGAAGTCAGCGAGTACAACGGTGATCGAGAGATCCACTTCACGGAGGCAACGACGATCCACGAACGAGAGCCAGGGAATCAATGATACGGCGACGGCGGGATCGGAGTTGCCGAGTGGGAGTGGGTTTAACGGACTGGTGATCGTGGGTTCGCGCATGGTTTCGACCGACGCTGCCGAAGGCGTTCTCCTCGGGTTGGCCTGCGGTGACGCACTCGGACGACCGCTCGAATTCACACCTTGCGACGAGATCGCTCGACAGCACGGCACTGTCACGGAGATGCTCGCAGACGGCACGCACGGCAAGCCAGCGGGGACCGTCACCGACGATACCGAACTGGCCCTTCGGATCGCACGGAGTCTCGTCGAGAACGAACGCTTCGACGGCCAGGATATCGCCGACCGGTTTCTGGAGTGGTTCGAAGACGACCCGTTCGACATCGGGTTGATGACCGCCGACGCGCTCCGGGAGTACAGCCACGGGACGGACTGGCGGTCGGCCGGCCAGGAGGTCTGGCAACACCGCGCCGAAGGATCGAACGCCGGGAACGGGAGCGTCATGCGGTGTGCGCCCCACGCGATTGCCTTCGCCGACGACCCCGACACGCTCGCCAGGGTGAGCAAGCAATCCTCGGCGATCACCCATCACGACCCGCGATGTCAGTACGGCTGTGCCATATTGAACGAGACGATCGCCGGCTATCTCCGCGGCGAGGACGATCCGTTCGGTGACGCGCTCGCTCGTGTCGATGGAGAGGCGCCGGACGAACTGGTCGAGACGCTTCGGTTGGTCCCGGATTTGATCGACGACACCGACCTCGAAACCAGCGGCTACGTCGTCCACACGCTGCAGACGGCGCTATACGACGCGTTGACAGCGGACTCGGCCGAAGCGGCGATCGTGTCGGCCGTGAATCGCGGTGGCGATACGGACACGATTGGTGCCGTGGCTGGTGCTGTCGCCGGCGCTCGATTCGGGGCGGAGTCACTCCCCGATCGCTGGCTCGATCCGCTCGACTATCGCGAGGACCTGTCCTTGCTCGCACGGTTGCTCGCGACGACAGAAATCAGCGCGTCGGTCTGATCCATCTTCTCCATCAGGTATCCTAAGCATAGGCGACGGGTGCCATTCCGTCGGCTGTCTCGCGAAAATCCCTAATCAGCGAACTCGTGAAATTCCGGAAGTAGCGCGCCTTTGCTTACGTTTCTGGCAGTCCCTCGTTGATTTGCAATGTCCCGAAACGACCCTGTGTTCGGGGACGGCTTCGATCGACCAGTCTGTCCGAACGGCCACACCGCGTGGACGCGGTCGAACGGCCACTACTGGTGTCACGACTGTAGTCGTCTCCACGGCGCAAACCCCGAGTTCGACTCCCTGCGAGACCCGGAGACCGGCGACAGGATCGACCCAATCGAGGTGAACGCCTCGTGACCGGTGATGTGCCGGAATCGACCCGGAAGTACGCCCGGGAGAACCGCGAACAGCTCGAGTACATCCTTCGGCACGGTAGCAGCATCGAGATCCGGGCCTACGCGGCCGCACTGCTCATTCGTGGGCTGTCCGATCCGGAACTCGATCAGGTCGTCGAGGAACTGGAGACAGGTCGCGAAGTACTGACTTGATGTGAGTTGTCGCGCTCTGATCTTCGACCCTCATTCATCGTTCTCAAGGCCCAGCACTAGGTTTATACTACTCGATGGACTCTATTCCAGTATGAGCCTCGAAGAGACAGTCGACTACCTCGCCGAGGAACTCGACCTCGAGCGGAGTGAACACGTTCGCGAGGTCGGTCAGTCAGTCGCAGAGCTTCGCGACTGATTAGAACATTTCTCTGAAGTCTCGTTCGACGAGGCCGTCCTCGAGATACGTGATGAACTCTTGTTTCGTTGGCCCCTGACGGTCGAGCAGGTCATCACGCTCTGCACGCTGTAGGACTGCCTGAGCGAACTCCGTACAGTGCGATTCGTGCAGCCCAGCGTACTTCGAGAGTGCTTCTCGCCAGTGCATATCCAGTTCGAATTCGGCCAAACGGATTTGGATGCCATCTTTCCGTTCGACGAGGTCGACATCAAGCTCTGCGAGCGTTTTGAATCGGACGTTGTTTCGACGGACGGTGATGAGTCGCTTCGAATCGACAATGTAGGGGTCAACCCACTCTCGCCAGGCGCTGTCGTCGACGTGAGTTCGTGGCATCGCGAAGTCCGGTTCCACACTTTCAATACAGAATTGAAGCATCGCGATCCCGGTACGATGATTCGCATTTGGGAGGGAATGCCGGAGAATCAAGTTCGACATCACTTCCCCAGCAACCTTTGGAAGTGGTCCACCCCAGGACACGTGATCGAGTGCCTGTTGGATCTTTTGCGGCTCGAACTCCTTGTAGAGCCGAAACTCATCCGCTTCTCGAACATCTACAGCGGCTTCCAGCAGCTCCACTAACCGGAACGTTACGACTTTTCCAGCACGGGGGAGGGTACGAATTCGTTCGGTCAGCCAGTTTCTATCGAAGTCGATCTCGTGTGCTGATTCGACCTCTTTATCCCCCTCATAGAGCACATACACTGGTGTTTCGAACGGATACCCGATCAGCTTGGTCGACTCGTCGGATTGCTCTCGCCGGGAACGAATCTCCGCCGGTGACGCCGAGCTAAATGTAAGAGAGAAATTTTCGGCCTGTGGGTGATGATAATAGACGAGCCGATCCATCTCACTGTGTATTCATGTTGCGCGGCTAAAGTAGTCCTGTTTTATTCTGAATTCACAGACCCGATTTTGCGACTGGCCGCTTCTGGCACCTCTGGAACCACCACGCCCGATCTTACCCACTCGTGCAGCGTACGAGTGCCGGGTGCAATCCGAATGTCAACTGTCGCTCAGCGCTTCACGGAATCGTTCGGCGTCTTCGAGGAGATCAGGCCGGTTCTCGAAGACCGTCATCGCCTCTTGGGCTTTCTCGATGTCGTCGAGGAGGTCGGGATCCTCCTTGATGAGGGTCAGAATGGAGTCCCGGAGGTCCTGCTCTTCGGCCTTGATCTCCTCGACGGCGTCGTGGGAGGTCGCCTGGCCGCACCAGACACAGAAGTCCTTCTCGCGGGGAGTCTCCTTCCCGCAACGTGGACAGTCCATCGGCGCGATGGGATCGGGCTCGTCGTCCTCGTCGATTTCGGCGCCGTGGATCTTCGCGAGTTCGCGGTCGGCGTCCTCGCCGAAGACGCTGACGTAGCGCGCCGCCACGTCGCTGCCGCGGACCCACCCGTGGTGATCCTCGATGTGGGCCTGGTTCATGCCCTGCGAGGCGAGATAACTCGCGGAACTCTTCCGGAAGTTGGTGAACGTGACGGGCTTGTTCACGTCCGCGTCCTCGGCGGCGCCCTCGAGGATCTTCGTGAACATCCGGTAGGAGAACTCCTCGGCACGGTTCAGCTTGCACCACAGCGGCGCGTTCGGATCGTCCCGCGCGGGATGATCAGCGAGCCACCGCTGGAGATAGGGAACGGACGGAATCAGCGTGACCGTCCGCTGACCGGTCTTGCCCTGGAAGGTAAGCTGGTAGCCGTGGCGGTGGTCGGCGACGTCGCCGATGGTGAGACTGCGGATCTCGCCGCTGCGCGCACCGGAGTCCCACGCGACGGCGATCAACGCGGCGTCCCGACTGTGGTTCGTCGCCTCGATCATCGGGAGAACGTCTTCCTCCCAGTGGAGCATGTCGCCGGGGTTCGGCGCGGGGTCGTAGTTGTTCGAGGTGCCGGACGGTACCCACTCGATGCTCTCGGGCGGTTCGTCGCCGTTCTCGTCGGTCGTTCGCCGTCCGAAGACGCTGAGTGCGACACGGTAGTCCCGGTTCGTCTCCTCGTTGTCGTAGGTGCGGTTGATCCAGCGAACGAGTTCTTCGGTCGCCTCGCGGTCGTCCAGCGCGTCGGCCACCCCGCCGACGTGTTCGGCCATCCGCGTGCAGTGCCGGAGGAGCTTGAGGTGCCGGTGGTCGCTGTACTCGGTCTGGAGCAAGAAGAGCTGGTCACTGAACTCGAGCAGTGCCGCCCTGTCGTCCTCGCTGATCTCTTCGGAATCCTGGATACGCTCCCGGAGCGTGTCGATCTGATCGCCCGGATCGGTCATACCAGTACATGGGGCTCCCACCCCTTTAAATTACGGCATGTGAACTACCGGTTCAAATCCGGCCCTTGGCTCTCACCCTTTTCCTGAGATCCAAAGACGACATGCAGATGGGTAATCGCATGTCGGATTGCGAATTTATACGCTGTATGGCGGGGTCGAATACACTCCATGCTGAAATTTCTTGATCTTTCACGCACCTCAAATCCGCTCACAATAATCCTCCCCCGAATTTACCTAAATCAGAACCA contains:
- a CDS encoding nucleotidyltransferase family protein, whose amino-acid sequence is MSQEERSEALIEVLEDLQESDIDFVLVGGYAVSQFETRFSTDLDLVIAPDEYDDVVAFLEAHHFERQDALEVPPEETIYDREIELFERSEDLVHPVGVDVLVNGLGCRQTDAEWSLAYLRDHSTERAISGGSKSTTARTADGEILVAAKLHSARPTDLADVLAAVPEIDLDIVETHIHRGDPGALQAQLEDAREFIAEGGLDHRFKSLFGQSAASSDDIDALLEFLEGQIS
- a CDS encoding nucleotidyltransferase domain-containing protein, whose product is MNWSKTLTTVCENMDKMVKLERELEKVEKYLREESISAFATGSRIQGTGNKMSDLDIVVIDDVNVEVVGKELSEEIDAGWPVDVVHYSLEDILHRIDQYDPYIVTMVQSMEPLTLDEKIEADLRKAVTTADPDSEFIENIAEVNIYRAAESTAQAIIYEAYIKTAEKGYRHVPPQELPDLVSELEIMPGSSLDRVLELKRQVEHPEGDTREAFNELVSIYKETQII
- a CDS encoding UvrD-helicase domain-containing protein yields the protein MGTVGTNEIESVDEPSLPVRLFRRYAPDPLVRLWLGDPDERRRKFESALATLEDELASLNEEQTALLDGEHYLTTRERRGFSESLQRAIDEYDELRSTTWPFPYSSNDRDRLDSIRSELQGITARLDGYNEEFVERQLEQYENLFTDIDEADHDLNRDQRKAVVRNDEYNQVIAGAGTGKTLVLTHRIAYQIERGVDPDRIAAVTLTRNARDEIQKRLDERFGITEVTVETFHSFANGIARQATDGHRSTIDDRDRRNFVEERIRDKLDGDDAAFARHYRQFLTHYSTETPVPNDHESRAEYVRARSERSYETLAGETVASQAEKAIADFLFTHGVEYQYEAIAEWAETGEDRDVYSPDFSLPEYDITIEHWGIDENGAVAPWFAWTSEEYREKLAWARQQFASSGHTLVETYDFEYWAGTLEKALTHRLARHGVRLDPMSFDDLVDHALDDHEREQHLIGLFAKFIDNAGTFDTDPDEIRADLSRHDPREYHFGVCGSILLEEYEDWKRRNGLVDFDDMIYDAVAAVREDPDRFQSQFEHVLVDEFQDVAISQIRLLDALTDGPDAPHLFCVGDDWQSIYAFRGAVVEYFVDFEEYFGPAAITELRETYRCPATVLEASTDLIANNPTQIEKSPVACSGRETTPRLHVLDGYDEWQYADRVGEYAATLVEQYLNEDSDPEDVMILSRYDSGAPFVDQVKEALEARSIPYDGKADGDRYRPDGAPAGSGAGVSVFSAHQAKGREAPHVILLHVARGEDGFAPDVRNNELLNPVRDVSANTDAEERRLFYVALTRSEATLDLLTKAGEESGFLDEIDAYLARSESVVDPGEVGDRVRITATVATLWDDPHESQAQAGLLEDESGRIKFVSWERTDPPVVAEGATYVFDEVEVSEYNGDREIHFTEATTIHEREPGNQ
- a CDS encoding ADP-ribosylglycohydrolase family protein, with amino-acid sequence MVSTDAAEGVLLGLACGDALGRPLEFTPCDEIARQHGTVTEMLADGTHGKPAGTVTDDTELALRIARSLVENERFDGQDIADRFLEWFEDDPFDIGLMTADALREYSHGTDWRSAGQEVWQHRAEGSNAGNGSVMRCAPHAIAFADDPDTLARVSKQSSAITHHDPRCQYGCAILNETIAGYLRGEDDPFGDALARVDGEAPDELVETLRLVPDLIDDTDLETSGYVVHTLQTALYDALTADSAEAAIVSAVNRGGDTDTIGAVAGAVAGARFGAESLPDRWLDPLDYREDLSLLARLLATTEISASV
- a CDS encoding tyrosine-type recombinase/integrase, with amino-acid sequence MTDPGDQIDTLRERIQDSEEISEDDRAALLEFSDQLFLLQTEYSDHRHLKLLRHCTRMAEHVGGVADALDDREATEELVRWINRTYDNEETNRDYRVALSVFGRRTTDENGDEPPESIEWVPSGTSNNYDPAPNPGDMLHWEEDVLPMIEATNHSRDAALIAVAWDSGARSGEIRSLTIGDVADHRHGYQLTFQGKTGQRTVTLIPSVPYLQRWLADHPARDDPNAPLWCKLNRAEEFSYRMFTKILEGAAEDADVNKPVTFTNFRKSSASYLASQGMNQAHIEDHHGWVRGSDVAARYVSVFGEDADRELAKIHGAEIDEDDEPDPIAPMDCPRCGKETPREKDFCVWCGQATSHDAVEEIKAEEQDLRDSILTLIKEDPDLLDDIEKAQEAMTVFENRPDLLEDAERFREALSDS